The following proteins are co-located in the Vicugna pacos chromosome 3, VicPac4, whole genome shotgun sequence genome:
- the LOC116278150 gene encoding dolichyl-diphosphooligosaccharide--protein glycosyltransferase subunit 4-like: protein MITDVQLTIFANMLDMLLFLLVVLCHFMAINRSKTQE from the coding sequence ATGATTACAGATGTGCAGCTCACCATCTTTGCCAACATGCTAGACATGTTGCTCTTCCTGCTCGTTGTTCTCTGTCACTTCATGGCCATCAACAGATCCAAGACACAGGAATGA